The Kiritimatiellia bacterium DNA segment AGCGCAGCGTCCGGGCGGGAGTGTCTTTCAGAATTTGCATCAACATGCCGAGCTCAACGCCGTGCGGATGGGGCAGAATCTCCGCCGGCGGCGGCGGCATCTCCTCCACCGCTCGGCGAAACGTCCGCCACTGCGCGGCCGCCGGCGCGACGGCTTCTGCGGTGGGGGAAGGCGCGGTGTCAGCGGGCGCATCGGTGCCGTCGCCAGTCTCCTCGCCGCGCGGGCGCAGTCGAAGCCGGTAGTGAAGCTGCGCATGCGGATTCGCGATCGCGCACTGTTGCAGAAACTCGTCCACCGAAAGCCGCCCTCGCACGTAGGCGGCCTCCAGTTCCATGGTCACCGCGGTGCCGTGGTCATAGGCGACCGGCGCCTCTGGCCGATCCGGGTCCGGGAAGGTCGGGCGCCAGTCGCACTCCTCCTCCCGCAGCAGGATCGGCCGGTTCGCGCGGGTGTCGAGCAGCACCTCCATCCGGTGCGCGGGGCGGGCGCGGCAGGTGCGCGAAACGATTTCTGTTGCGCGGCCGGTGGTCAGCTGCCCGTACATGCCGGCGGCGCTGATACCAATGCCCTGCTGCCCCCGCGCCATGCGCAGCCGGTGGAACTTCGAGCCGTAGAGCAGCTTCGCGAAGATCTTCGGCACCTGCGCGCGCACGATGCCCGGGCCGTTGTCGGTGACCGTGATTCGGAAGCGGGTCGGCCCGATCTGTTCGATGTCCACCGCCACTTCGGGCCGGATGCCGGCCTCCTCGCAGGCGTCCAGGGAGTTGTCCACTGCTTCCTTCACCGCGGTGAGCAGCGCGCGGCGGGGACTGTCGAAACCCAGCAGATGCCGGTTCTTGAGGAAGAATTCCGACACCGAGATCTCCCGCTGTCGCTGCGCGAGCGTCTCCGCGGTTTCCACGCGGCGGCGTTCGTTCGGCGTGGCGGGTCGCTTCAAGGTTCGCACGCGCTCCGGTGGCATCTCAGCGCGAAGCGGTCCAGACGATGCGCCGGACGGAGGTGGTCGGGTCCGCGGTCCGCATCATCAGATCAATGCGCGCGCACACCGCCCACTCCGGCACGACGAGCCGCCGCCGCGATTCGCCCGGTCGCAGCGGGGGCTCCGACGCGGTGCGGCCGCCGGTGGGTGCGCCGGTATTACGCCAGCGCACCACCAGCGACGCGTCCGTCCCCTCGACCCAATCGACCTGCAGCTGCACCTCTCGCCCGCCTGTGACGGGGACCGCCTCGCTCTCCCAGGCGTCCTTCTGGCGATGCCAGTAGTCCGGCGCGTCCGCCCGCACCCACCGCAGCGAGAAGTCCGGATTCATCAGGGTCGAGCCCTCGCCCAGAGGCGGGGCCGGCGCAAAGTCCACCTCGATCCGCTCACGGTCGCCCACCCGCGCACGCGCGCGCCATGGCGGACATCCCGGCACCGCCGCAAGCAGTTCGTATTCTCCGGCTGGCACGCCGCGCAGGCTCCACTGGCCCTCCGCGTCGCAGACGGTGGACCACGGCCGGCCGGCGATCATCACCTTCGGCCGGGGGATGACCGCGGGCACCCGCAGACGACCGCAGAGCTCCCCCTCGGGACCGGAGCGGGGCCGCATCGCTAGCCGGCCCAGCGTCTCGAGCACGTCCGCGCTGAGCTTGGCCGACTCGTTGGCGCTGATCAGCGCGATCGCTTCGACCGCCGGCCGGTTCGAGGCCGCGGCAAGGGGTTCGATGCGCTGGCCGCGCTCGGCGGCGTCGGCGACGTGCACTCGCATCGCCGACGCGAACGCGTTCGGCGCATCGGTCTCGCGCTCGCACAGCATTCGCGGCACATGATCGGGGATCGCGATCCGATCCGCGGGCACCCAGTTTTCCATCGGCCCGTGCGGACCGCGCGGCCATGCGTGCGGCGGGGCGCCGCTGTCCTGCACGTAGTGCAGCAGCGTGCCGACCCAGCGCGCGGCGTTCCGCGGCGTCTCCATTCTCAGCGCGTCCAGCGCGCGCTGAAAATGCGGCGCCCACGTCGTGGCCACCACGGGCATCGTGTGGGCGACGTCCGGCGGTACGCCGGGCAGATGCAGAAAATCGTCCGTGTGGAACAGCTCGCCCGCGCGCTCGCCCAGCGCCCGGCGGCGGTCGGGAAGCCAGCACCACGTCGTGAGCGTCTCCCACTCCGGCCCCAGGAGATGGCGGATCGCACTTTCGCTCGGAATGCGGGCCATCGCGGCGGCGGTGATCTCCGCATGCGGCCCCCAGGCGGTGGCGGTGCGCACCGCGGCGGCGGCCGCGGCGATCCACGCCGCTACGCTTCGGGCGCGCGGCGCCGGTTGGCTGCGATGGATCATTGGGCGGCACAGTCGAGCGAGAACTCGACCGGGAAGTTCACCGCCGCGCTGAGCGGGCAGTACTTTTCGGCCAGTTCCACTGCCTCCCGCAGGCGCGGTACATCCTCTTCCGTCGCAACGCGCGCGGTGATCCGCACCTCGATGCGGGTGAAGCGAAGGCCGCTGGGGCCCTTCTCCATCGTGCCGACCGCGCGGCTGGTCCAGCTTTTCAGGCCGATGTGCCGGCGCTGAACGAAGTACAGAGCGGTCAGCAGAATGCAGCTCTCGACGCCGGCGACCAGCAGGTCCTCTGGCGTCCATCGACCCGCCTCCCCGCCGAACTGCGGCGGCGACGAGATGTCCAGCGAAAGTCCGCCTTCGGTCCGCGTAACCAAGCGCTCGCCGCCCTGCCATTCCGTCGCGGTGACAAACGTGTGCATCGCAGTCATCTCCGGTTTTCACAATATGCGATCCGCGCTCACTCACCAAACCGATTGCGCGCCGAGCAGTCGGCGTGCGCCGGTGTGGAGAAACACCCCGCCGAGCCACAGCATCCCGGCCGTGCAGGCCAGCCCGAGCAGCCGCGCCGCGCCGGTCGAAAGCCAGCGCCGGCCCCGGGCGACCGCCGCGGAGACCGCGCCGTACCAGGCGAAGTCCGCGCCGACGTGGCCGGCATACACCGCGGCGACGCTGGGCCAGCCCTGTTCGACCGCGGGGGAGAGCATCGCCAGCCCGATCGTGGCCCACCAGAGGATCCAGTACGGATTCGAGAGACTCAGCACCACACCCAGAACCACCGGATGCAGCGCGGAGGGAGGCGCCGGCGCGATCCGGCTGGGGGAGGACACGAAGCGGTCCGCGCGCACGTCGGCCGCCATCCGCACCGCCAGTGCAATCAGCGCCAGACCACCACCGAGCAGCAGCGCGGTACGCACGGCCTCCCGGCGCAGCCAGCGGTCCAGACCGGCCAGCAGCGCCGCGATCAGCATGATTTCGAGCGCCGCGTGACCCGCGACGATCTGTGGTCCCGCGCGGGCGCCTCGCCGGACCGATTCAGCGACCGTCGCCGCGAACACCGGCCCCGGCGACATCGCGCCCGACAGCCCCACCACAAACGCGCCCACCGCCAGTTGCGCTAGGTTCACGCGTGCACAATACCTCATGCCGCCACCGCGCGCACCGCGCCCCGGGGAACTTGCTTTTCGACGCGCCGCCGGCGATGCTGGTGCCGCTGCACTGCCATCCCGGCCGGCGTCCGCGAATGCCGCGCCGTCGGTCCGCCGTGGGCATTCGAGGTTCGATGTGAGTTCTCAATCTTTGACACGCGCGCAGCTGCGCGGCACCTACACCGCGATCGTCACGCCGTTCACGCGCGACGGCGCGGTGGACTGGGTGCGGCTGCGCGAGCTGATCGAGTGGCAGATCGCGTCCGGCGTGGACGGCCTGGTGCCGGTTGGCACCACGGGCGAGTCGCCGACGTTGTCGATGGAAGAACACGCGCAGGTGGTCGAGGCGACGATCCGCGCGGTGGCTGGCCGCTGCCGGGTGATTGCGGGCACCGGGGCGAATGCGACGAGTGAGGCGCTGGAGCTCACCCGGCTCGCCCGCGACGCGGGCGCGGATGCGACGTTGCAGGTGACCCCCTACTATAACCGCCCGACGTCCGCCGGACTCATCGCGCACTTCACCGCGGTTGCCGAGCTGGGGCTGCCGGTGGTGCTGTACAACGTTCCCGGCCGTACCGGCCGCGAGATCCCCGTGGAGGTCGCGCTCGAGCTGGCGCGGCATCCGGGCGTGATCGGGATCAAAGAGGCGGCGGGCAACGTGGACCGCGTCAGCCGGTTGGTGCGGGAGACCGACTTGGCGGTGCTTTCCGGCGACGACGCGCTCGCCCTGCCGATGATCGCGGTCGGCGCGCGGGGGGTGATCAGCGTTGCGTCCAACGTGGTGCCCGCAGAGATCGTCGCCATGGTGCGGGCGGCGCTCGCCGGCCGGTTCGACGAGGCGCGCGAACGGCATCTGCGCCTGCACCCGTTGTTTGGTGCGCTCTTCATCGAGACGAACCCGATTCCGGTGAAAGCCGCGTTGGCAATGATGGGGCGGATCGAGGAGGCGTACCGGCTGCCGCTGTGCGCGATGGAGCCGGCGAACCGGCGCGCACTGGCGGCGGTGCTGCGCACGCTCGGGCTATTGCCCGAGGGGCTGGACAGCGCTGGTGCAGCGGTGTAGGCTCGACGCCCTTGTTCGTGTTTTAACCGCGCCGGACGCAGGTGTTCGGAGGCGGTGGCGAGCGGAAAGGCAGGATGCCATGCCGAAGATGAAGACTCGCAAATCGGTTGCGAAGCGGTTCAAGCGCACCGCCGGCGGAAAGTTCCGGCGTACCGCGGCCGGCCGGCGGCATCTGCTGAGCGGGAAGTCCCGGAAGCGCAAGCGCCAACTGCGCCGCGGCGGGCTGGTGTCGCCCGCGGACTATCGCCGGATCGCGCAGGCGCTCGCCGTGCACTGACGTTCGAATTTCTCTGCGGAGACCCCGTCCATGAGATCCACCAATGCACCTGCCTCCCGCCGTCGTCGGAAGCGTTTTCTCAAGCAGGCGGAAGGCTATTACGGCGCGCGCTCGCGGCTGTACCGCACTGCGCGGGAAACGGTCGAGCGCTCGATGACGATGGCCACCGCGCACCGCCGCGCGCGGAAGCGCGACTTCCGCGGGCTGTGGATCACGCGTCTGTCGGCCGCGGCGCGACAGCACGGCCTGACCTACAACCGTCTGATCCAGGGGCTGGCGAAGGCCGGCGTCGCGCTGAACCGCAAGATGCTCTCCGAAATTGCGCTGCAGGATCCGGCTGGTTTTGGCGCGCTGGTCGAGATCGCGCGCGCGAAGCTCGCCGCGGGCTGACCAGCGGCCGCACCCCGCCGCGCGCTTGCGCCCTCGGGCGCGCCGGTGAAGACTGGCTGTTG contains these protein-coding regions:
- a CDS encoding DNA topoisomerase VI subunit B; translated protein: MKRPATPNERRRVETAETLAQRQREISVSEFFLKNRHLLGFDSPRRALLTAVKEAVDNSLDACEEAGIRPEVAVDIEQIGPTRFRITVTDNGPGIVRAQVPKIFAKLLYGSKFHRLRMARGQQGIGISAAGMYGQLTTGRATEIVSRTCRARPAHRMEVLLDTRANRPILLREEECDWRPTFPDPDRPEAPVAYDHGTAVTMELEAAYVRGRLSVDEFLQQCAIANPHAQLHYRLRLRPRGEETGDGTDAPADTAPSPTAEAVAPAAAQWRTFRRAVEEMPPPPAEILPHPHGVELGMLMQILKDTPARTLRSALASEFSRVSDRTALEICRRAGLDPAARPARIAHADAETLYRAIQNTKLMRPPTDCLAPIGEPAIVAGLQKEIRADFVTAVSRPPAVYRGNPFLIEAGLAWGRPEPIVGAEGAADEPVRVLRFANRVPLLYQAGACALTRAVISVNWKTYGLAQPKGALPVGPVVLLLHIASVWVPFTSESKDAVAAYPEILREAVFALQECGRRLAQFLSRRRREEESRRKREYIETYIPHLARGLAAILSLPERTEADLRVRLSRMLKHSRPES
- a CDS encoding LysE family translocator, whose protein sequence is MNLAQLAVGAFVVGLSGAMSPGPVFAATVAESVRRGARAGPQIVAGHAALEIMLIAALLAGLDRWLRREAVRTALLLGGGLALIALAVRMAADVRADRFVSSPSRIAPAPPSALHPVVLGVVLSLSNPYWILWWATIGLAMLSPAVEQGWPSVAAVYAGHVGADFAWYGAVSAAVARGRRWLSTGAARLLGLACTAGMLWLGGVFLHTGARRLLGAQSVW
- the rpmI gene encoding 50S ribosomal protein L35 translates to MPKMKTRKSVAKRFKRTAGGKFRRTAAGRRHLLSGKSRKRKRQLRRGGLVSPADYRRIAQALAVH
- a CDS encoding OsmC family protein, which gives rise to MTAMHTFVTATEWQGGERLVTRTEGGLSLDISSPPQFGGEAGRWTPEDLLVAGVESCILLTALYFVQRRHIGLKSWTSRAVGTMEKGPSGLRFTRIEVRITARVATEEDVPRLREAVELAEKYCPLSAAVNFPVEFSLDCAAQ
- the rplT gene encoding 50S ribosomal protein L20, producing the protein MRSTNAPASRRRRKRFLKQAEGYYGARSRLYRTARETVERSMTMATAHRRARKRDFRGLWITRLSAAARQHGLTYNRLIQGLAKAGVALNRKMLSEIALQDPAGFGALVEIARAKLAAG
- the dapA gene encoding 4-hydroxy-tetrahydrodipicolinate synthase, which produces MSSQSLTRAQLRGTYTAIVTPFTRDGAVDWVRLRELIEWQIASGVDGLVPVGTTGESPTLSMEEHAQVVEATIRAVAGRCRVIAGTGANATSEALELTRLARDAGADATLQVTPYYNRPTSAGLIAHFTAVAELGLPVVLYNVPGRTGREIPVEVALELARHPGVIGIKEAAGNVDRVSRLVRETDLAVLSGDDALALPMIAVGARGVISVASNVVPAEIVAMVRAALAGRFDEARERHLRLHPLFGALFIETNPIPVKAALAMMGRIEEAYRLPLCAMEPANRRALAAVLRTLGLLPEGLDSAGAAV